A window of the Brassica oleracea var. oleracea cultivar TO1000 chromosome C1, BOL, whole genome shotgun sequence genome harbors these coding sequences:
- the LOC106343183 gene encoding ycf49-like protein, with amino-acid sequence MAIASTSTLIFSCAKPDLRPFPSHFRSSSPSPSPLVSQLRIPSLTHDPISLSGLIGTGLVAATFMAAGPGSTAMAAVDSLQLSEPANALSLPTWAVHVSSVVEWITAMVLVWKYGEREGYESWKGLSWGMVPLLGGALCACTWHFFYNAESLEVLVALQGALTVIGNITLCIAAFRINKSASKMETSEEP; translated from the exons ATGGCGATTGCTTCAACCTCCACTCTTATCTTCTCCTGCGCCAAACCCGATCTCCGGCCATTTCCGTCCCATTTTCGTTCTTCTTCTCCGTCTCCCTCTCCTCTTGTGAGTCAGCTCCGTATCCCTAGCCTAACCCATGACCCGATTTCTCTGTCGGGTCTTATCGGAACCGGTTTGGTGGCTGCGACGTTCATGGCGGCAGGACCAGGTAGTACTGCTATGGCGGCGGTTGATTCTCTTCAGCTAAGCGAACCGGCGAATGCGTTGTCTTTACCCACTTGGGCTGTTCATGTTTCCAGCGTTGTCGAATG GATTACGGCGATGGTGTTGGTATGGAAATATGGAGAAAGAGAGGGTTACGAGTCATGGAAAGGTCTCTCATGGGGAATG GTGCCTTTGCTTGGTGGAGCTCTTTGCGCATGCACATGGCATTTCTTTTACAATGCTGAATCTCTTGAG GTGTTGGTAGCGCTTCAGGGAGCACTAACTGTGATTGGTAATATTACTCTGTGCATTGCTGCCTTTCGAATCAACAAGTCTGCATCCAAAATGGAAACCTCTGAAGAGCCGTGA
- the LOC106341791 gene encoding uncharacterized protein LOC106341791, which translates to MTCPEDETAVLLLPTRVEGDDVEKGGYVKLSEGQESSSSSGQEEEEEVKEAATSPFWFWVKLALLFSFLASLAFVAYRWLGPLIMDKELIPIIKWEIRTFTHPVCGLLVFASVAVFPTILLPSTPSMWIAGMTFGYGYGFLLIISAAAVGVSLPYFIGHLFRHKIQGWMESYPDQAVVLRAAGEGNWFHQFRAVTLIRISPFPYILYNYCSVATRVKYGPYITGSLLGMVPEIFVAIYTGNLVKTLAEASSADKHGLSVTQIILNILGFLGTVATTVLITKYAKRQLETMKKEEEALLQ; encoded by the exons ATGACGTGTCCAGAAGACGAAACGGCGGTTCTTTTGCTGCCGACGAGAGTCGAAGGCGATGACGTCGAGAAAGGGGGTTATGTGAAACTGAGTGAGGGTCAAGAATCATCATCATCATCAGGGCAGGAAGAAGAAGAAGAAGTAAAGGAGGCTGCTACGTCGCCGTTTTGGTTCTGGGTCAAGCTTGCTCTTTTATTCTCTTTCCTTGCTTCCTTGGCCTTCGTTGCTTACAGATGGCTCGGTCCTTTAATCATGGACAAG GAGCTAATCCCGATTATCAAATGGGAGATTAGGACTTTCACACATCCAGTGTGCGGTCTTCTTGTCTTTGCATCCGTGGCTGTGTTCCCCACTATACTTCTTCCCTCTACTCCCTCCATGTGGATCGCTGGGATGACCTTTGGTTATGGCTACGGCTTTCTACTTATTATTTCAGCTGCTGCTGTTGGTGTCTCGCTTCCTTACTTCATTGGACACCTCTTCCGCCACAAAATTCAA GGATGGATGGAAAGTTATCCTGATCAAGCAGTTGTACTAAGAGCTGCCGGTGAAGGCAATTGGTTTCACCAGTTTCGAGCAGTGACTTTAATCCGGATTTCTCCGTTTCCTTACATTCTTTATAACTACTGTTCTGTTGCAACTCGTGTTAAGTACGGTCCTTACATCACTGGATCTCTCTTAGGCATGGTCCCTGAGATCTTTGTTGCTATCTATAC AGGGAATCTTGTAAAGACATTAGCGGAAGCATCTTCTGCAGATAAACACGGGCTCTCGGTTACACAGATTATTCTCAACATTCTCGGCTTTTTAGGAACTGTTGCTACAACGGTTCTCATCACGAAGTATGCGAAAAGACAGCTGGAGACCATGAAGAAAGAGGAAGAAGCATTGTTGCAATAA
- the LOC106339710 gene encoding protein TPX2-like isoform X1, producing the protein MEMEPMVIEVKEIDMEYEFDAARWYDFTRMELPAESEAAELWFHSAPSYAPSPFVTTLLLIEEVSHDKTEEDEKVTADVCGIDREIYHQHPHLNKNGPPVSNHKHNDNKPKFRAKSSIRPSPRSSTLMRPTASQLAKQNYARKFPMQVDKIHEKGLCGTKVQAAKRQKLDGGLLRKVAGTKQEMSFVHKIPKKDTTLDRNSQHTRIKLTTPHEHDFATSQRAHKIRHNNDQKLEQDSTAVYRFKARPFNRKIFDAPSLPVRKKSTPKLTEFQEFHLKTSERAMQHSSAVTKRSNQWNHAYKGPDKSNITDVFDGVSMESRRPSGMDISKHDLSEGKQVFKARPLSKKFPDKDETDSEMATQEFNFQPEKRVQQDLPTDLFSKLSIKSELKQNNGSRLRFTQAKGFKENRVNSFQAGNEVTPIAAQKTLSSAGQQIHSGHRGIILETKQRWTASRSFAYADGI; encoded by the exons ATGGAAATGGAGCCAATGGTGATTGAGGTGAAAGAAATAGATATGGAGTACGAGTTCGACGCAGCTCGGTGGTATGATTTCACTCGGATGGAGTTACCGGCAGAGTCTGAGGCAGCCGAGCTCTGGTTTCACTCTGCTCCCTCCTACGCGCCTTCTC CTTTCGTCACAACATTGTTACTTATAGAGGAGGTTTCTCATGACAAGACCGAGGAGGATGAGAAAGTCACAGCAGATGTTTGTGGCATAGATAGAGAAATCTATCATCAGCATCCACATTTGAATAAGAATG GGCCTCCGGTTAGCAATCACAAACACAATGATAATAAACCAAAGTTCCGAGCTAAATCAAGCATCAGACCATCTCCAAGGAGCTCAACGTTAATGAGACCTACTGCTAGTCAGTTAGCTAAACAAAATTATGCCAG AAAATTCCCTATGCAAGTGGATAAAATTCATGAGAAAGGCTTATGTGGGACCAAAGTTCAAGCGGCTAAAAGACAGAAGCTTGACGGAGGTCTTCTTCGTAAG GTTGCTGGTACAAAGCAGGAGATGAGTTTTGTTCACAAGATACCCAAGAAG GATACAACTCTTGATAGAAACTCACAACATACGAGGATAAAACTTACTACTCCACATGAGCATGATTTTGCTACATCGCAGAGGGCACACAAGATACG ACACAATAATGATCAGAAGTTAGAACAGGACTCAACAGCTGTATATAGATTCAAAGCACGTCCATTTAACCGAAAG ATATTTGATGCTCCATCATTGCCTGTCCGGAAAAAGAGCACTCCAAAACTAACTGAGTTCCAA GAATTTCATTTGAAGACTTCAGAAAGGGCTATGCAACATTCTTCAGCAGTAACAAAAAGGTCTAATCAATGGAATCATGCGTATAAG GGGCCAGACAAGTCTAATATAACTGATGTGTTTGACGGTGTTAGCATGGAAAGTAGGAG ACCAAGCGGAATGGATATATCTAAGCATGATCTCTCGGAGGGCAAACAAGTTTTTAAAGCTCGTCCTCTGAGCAAGAAG TTTCCTGATAAGGATGAAACTGATTCCGAGATGGCAACACAGGAGTTTAATTTCCAACCGGAAAAGAGAGTTCAACAAGATTTACCAACAGACCTTTTCAGCAAG CTCTCCATCAAATCCGAGCTCAAGCAAAACAATGGATCACGCCTAAGATTTACTCAAGCAAAG GGCTTCAAGGAAAATAGAGTGAACTCTTTCCAAGCAGGGAATGAG GTAACACCAATTGCAGCTCAAAAAACGCTATCTTCAGCTGGACAACAGATACATTCTGGTCATAGGGGAATAATTCTTGAAACAAAACAACGATGGACCGCTAGTAG GAGCTTTGCATACGCTGATGGTATATAG
- the LOC106339710 gene encoding protein TPX2-like isoform X2, protein MEMEPMVIEVKEIDMEYEFDAARWYDFTRMELPAESEAAELWFHSAPSYAPSPFVTTLLLIEEVSHDKTEEDEKVTADVCGIDREIYHQHPHLNKNGPPVSNHKHNDNKPKFRAKSSIRPSPRSSTLMRPTASQLAKQNYARKFPMQVDKIHEKGLCGTKVQAAKRQKLDGGLLRKVAGTKQEMSFVHKIPKKDTTLDRNSQHTRIKLTTPHEHDFATSQRAHKIRHNNDQKLEQDSTAVYRFKARPFNRKIFDAPSLPVRKKSTPKLTEFQEFHLKTSERAMQHSSAVTKRSNQWNHAYKGPDKSNITDVFDGVSMESRRPSGMDISKHDLSEGKQVFKARPLSKKEFNFQPEKRVQQDLPTDLFSKLSIKSELKQNNGSRLRFTQAKGFKENRVNSFQAGNEVTPIAAQKTLSSAGQQIHSGHRGIILETKQRWTASRSFAYADGI, encoded by the exons ATGGAAATGGAGCCAATGGTGATTGAGGTGAAAGAAATAGATATGGAGTACGAGTTCGACGCAGCTCGGTGGTATGATTTCACTCGGATGGAGTTACCGGCAGAGTCTGAGGCAGCCGAGCTCTGGTTTCACTCTGCTCCCTCCTACGCGCCTTCTC CTTTCGTCACAACATTGTTACTTATAGAGGAGGTTTCTCATGACAAGACCGAGGAGGATGAGAAAGTCACAGCAGATGTTTGTGGCATAGATAGAGAAATCTATCATCAGCATCCACATTTGAATAAGAATG GGCCTCCGGTTAGCAATCACAAACACAATGATAATAAACCAAAGTTCCGAGCTAAATCAAGCATCAGACCATCTCCAAGGAGCTCAACGTTAATGAGACCTACTGCTAGTCAGTTAGCTAAACAAAATTATGCCAG AAAATTCCCTATGCAAGTGGATAAAATTCATGAGAAAGGCTTATGTGGGACCAAAGTTCAAGCGGCTAAAAGACAGAAGCTTGACGGAGGTCTTCTTCGTAAG GTTGCTGGTACAAAGCAGGAGATGAGTTTTGTTCACAAGATACCCAAGAAG GATACAACTCTTGATAGAAACTCACAACATACGAGGATAAAACTTACTACTCCACATGAGCATGATTTTGCTACATCGCAGAGGGCACACAAGATACG ACACAATAATGATCAGAAGTTAGAACAGGACTCAACAGCTGTATATAGATTCAAAGCACGTCCATTTAACCGAAAG ATATTTGATGCTCCATCATTGCCTGTCCGGAAAAAGAGCACTCCAAAACTAACTGAGTTCCAA GAATTTCATTTGAAGACTTCAGAAAGGGCTATGCAACATTCTTCAGCAGTAACAAAAAGGTCTAATCAATGGAATCATGCGTATAAG GGGCCAGACAAGTCTAATATAACTGATGTGTTTGACGGTGTTAGCATGGAAAGTAGGAG ACCAAGCGGAATGGATATATCTAAGCATGATCTCTCGGAGGGCAAACAAGTTTTTAAAGCTCGTCCTCTGAGCAAGAAG GAGTTTAATTTCCAACCGGAAAAGAGAGTTCAACAAGATTTACCAACAGACCTTTTCAGCAAG CTCTCCATCAAATCCGAGCTCAAGCAAAACAATGGATCACGCCTAAGATTTACTCAAGCAAAG GGCTTCAAGGAAAATAGAGTGAACTCTTTCCAAGCAGGGAATGAG GTAACACCAATTGCAGCTCAAAAAACGCTATCTTCAGCTGGACAACAGATACATTCTGGTCATAGGGGAATAATTCTTGAAACAAAACAACGATGGACCGCTAGTAG GAGCTTTGCATACGCTGATGGTATATAG
- the LOC106339710 gene encoding uncharacterized protein LOC106339710 isoform X3 produces the protein MEMEPMVIEVKEIDMEYEFDAARWYDFTRMELPAESEAAELWFHSAPSYAPSRPPVSNHKHNDNKPKFRAKSSIRPSPRSSTLMRPTASQLAKQNYARKFPMQVDKIHEKGLCGTKVQAAKRQKLDGGLLRKVAGTKQEMSFVHKIPKKDTTLDRNSQHTRIKLTTPHEHDFATSQRAHKIRHNNDQKLEQDSTAVYRFKARPFNRKIFDAPSLPVRKKSTPKLTEFQEFHLKTSERAMQHSSAVTKRSNQWNHAYKGPDKSNITDVFDGVSMESRRPSGMDISKHDLSEGKQVFKARPLSKKFPDKDETDSEMATQEFNFQPEKRVQQDLPTDLFSKLSIKSELKQNNGSRLRFTQAKGFKENRVNSFQAGNEVTPIAAQKTLSSAGQQIHSGHRGIILETKQRWTASRSFAYADGI, from the exons ATGGAAATGGAGCCAATGGTGATTGAGGTGAAAGAAATAGATATGGAGTACGAGTTCGACGCAGCTCGGTGGTATGATTTCACTCGGATGGAGTTACCGGCAGAGTCTGAGGCAGCCGAGCTCTGGTTTCACTCTGCTCCCTCCTACGCGCCTTCTC GGCCTCCGGTTAGCAATCACAAACACAATGATAATAAACCAAAGTTCCGAGCTAAATCAAGCATCAGACCATCTCCAAGGAGCTCAACGTTAATGAGACCTACTGCTAGTCAGTTAGCTAAACAAAATTATGCCAG AAAATTCCCTATGCAAGTGGATAAAATTCATGAGAAAGGCTTATGTGGGACCAAAGTTCAAGCGGCTAAAAGACAGAAGCTTGACGGAGGTCTTCTTCGTAAG GTTGCTGGTACAAAGCAGGAGATGAGTTTTGTTCACAAGATACCCAAGAAG GATACAACTCTTGATAGAAACTCACAACATACGAGGATAAAACTTACTACTCCACATGAGCATGATTTTGCTACATCGCAGAGGGCACACAAGATACG ACACAATAATGATCAGAAGTTAGAACAGGACTCAACAGCTGTATATAGATTCAAAGCACGTCCATTTAACCGAAAG ATATTTGATGCTCCATCATTGCCTGTCCGGAAAAAGAGCACTCCAAAACTAACTGAGTTCCAA GAATTTCATTTGAAGACTTCAGAAAGGGCTATGCAACATTCTTCAGCAGTAACAAAAAGGTCTAATCAATGGAATCATGCGTATAAG GGGCCAGACAAGTCTAATATAACTGATGTGTTTGACGGTGTTAGCATGGAAAGTAGGAG ACCAAGCGGAATGGATATATCTAAGCATGATCTCTCGGAGGGCAAACAAGTTTTTAAAGCTCGTCCTCTGAGCAAGAAG TTTCCTGATAAGGATGAAACTGATTCCGAGATGGCAACACAGGAGTTTAATTTCCAACCGGAAAAGAGAGTTCAACAAGATTTACCAACAGACCTTTTCAGCAAG CTCTCCATCAAATCCGAGCTCAAGCAAAACAATGGATCACGCCTAAGATTTACTCAAGCAAAG GGCTTCAAGGAAAATAGAGTGAACTCTTTCCAAGCAGGGAATGAG GTAACACCAATTGCAGCTCAAAAAACGCTATCTTCAGCTGGACAACAGATACATTCTGGTCATAGGGGAATAATTCTTGAAACAAAACAACGATGGACCGCTAGTAG GAGCTTTGCATACGCTGATGGTATATAG
- the LOC106339986 gene encoding leucoanthocyanidin dioxygenase — MVAVERVESLAKSGINSIPKEYIRPKEELESINDVFQEEKKEDGPQVPTIDLQDIESEDETIREKCIEDLKKAAMDWGVMHLINHGVPVELMERVKKSGEEFFGLPVEEKEKYANDQAKGKIQGYGSKLANNASGQLEWEDYFFHLVYPEDKRDLSLWPKTPTDYIEATSEYAKCLRLLATKVFKALSIALGLEPDRLENEVGGIEELLLQMKINYYPKCPQPELALGVEAHTDVSALTFILHNMVPGLQLFYEGKWVIAKCVPDSIVMHIGDTLEILSNGKFKSILHRGLVNKEKVRISWAVFCEPPKDKIVLKPLPEMVSVESPAKFPPRTFAQHIEHKLFRNEQEELVTEKKDEV; from the exons ATGGTGGCAGTTGAAAGAGTTGAGAGCTTAGCAAAAAGCGGAATCAACTCCATCCCAAAAGAATACATCCGTCCAAAAGAAGAGCTCGAGAGCATCAACGACGTGTTCCAAGAAGAGAAGAAAGAAGACGGTCCACAAGTCCCCACCATCGATCTCCAAGACATCGAGTCAGAAGACGAAACCATCCGTGAGAAATGCATAGAGGACCTCAAGAAGGCGGCTATGGATTGGGGAGTAATGCATTTGATCAACCATGGTGTACCGGTTGAACTAATGGAGCGTGTGAAGAAGTCAGGAGAAGAGTTCTTCGGTTTGCCCGTTGAAGAGAAGGAGAAGTATGCAAACGATCAAGCCAAGGGAAAGATTCAAGGGTATGGAAGCAAGTTGGCTAACAACGCGAGTGGACAGCTTGAGTGGGAAGATTACTTCTTCCATCTTGTTTATCCTGAAGACAAGAGAGATCTATCACTTTGGCCTAAGACACCAACTGATTACAT TGAAGCTACGAGTGAGTACGCTAAGTGTCTTCGTTTGCTAGCCACAAAAGTCTTCAAGGCTCTCTCTATCGCCCTAGGCTTAGAGCCTGACCGTCTAGAGAATGAAGTGGGCGGTATAGAAGAGCTTCTGCTCCAAATGAAGATCAATTACTACCCAAAATGCCCTCAGCCTGAGCTAGCACTTGGCGTGGAAGCTCACACCGATGTAAGCGCTTTGACCTTCATTCTACACAACATGGTTCCGGGTTTGCAGCTTTTTTACGAGGGTAAATGGGTCATTGCAAAATGTGTTCCTGATTCGATTGTGATGCACATTGGAGATACGTTGGAGATTCTTAGCAATGGGAAGTTTAAGAGTATACTTCACCGTGGATTGGTGAACAAGGAGAAGGTAAGGATTTCTTGGGCTGTGTTTTGTGAACCACCAAAGGATAAGATTGTGCTTAAGCCATTGCCGGAGATGGTGAGTGTTGAGTCTCCGGCTAAGTTTCCTCCAAGGACGTTTGCTCAGCATATTGAGCATAAGTTGTTCAGGAATGAGCAAGAGGAGTTGGTAACTGAGAAAAAGGATGAAGTCTGA
- the LOC106303429 gene encoding PGR5-like protein 1A, chloroplastic, translating to MGSKMLFSLTSPRLFSAVSRKPTTCFSSPSSSRTQWAPLSPGRSVPLRKSFFLLPSKATTEQPGQAGGEDVDSNIMPYCSINKAEKKTIGEMEQEFLQAMQSFYYDGKAIMSNEEFDNLKEELMWEGSSVVMLSSDEQRFLEASMAYVSGNPILNDQEFDQLKLKLKMDGSEIVCEGPRCSLRSKKVYSDLAVDYFKMLLLNVPASVVALGLFFFLDDITGFEITYILELSEPFSFIFTWFAAVPLIVYLASSITKLIIKDFLILKGPCPNCGTENVSFFGTILSISSGGKTNNVKCTNCGTAMEYDSGSRLITLPEAS from the exons ATGGGTAGCAAGATGCTATTCAGTTTAACAAGCCCTCGACTTTTCTCCGCCGTCTCCCGCAAACCCACAACTTGTTTCTCTTCTCCTTCGTCGTCGAGGACTCAATGGGCTCCGCTCAGCCCTGGGAGATCGGTTCCCTTGAGAAAAAGCTTCTTCTTGCTGCCTTCAAAAGCCACCACAGAGCAGCCAG GTCAAGCTGGAGGAGAAGACGTGGATAGCAACATCATGCCGTATTGTAGCATCAACAAGGCTGAGAAGAAAACAATTGGAGAAATGGAACAAGAGTTTCTCCAAGCCATGCAA TCGTTTTATTACGATGGTAAAGCGATCATGTCGAATGAGGAGTTTGATAATCTTAAAGAAGAGCTCATGTGGGAAGGAAGCAGTGTTGTCATGCTAA GTTCTGATGAACAACGGTTCTTGGAAGCTTCAATGGCTTATGTTTCTGGGAATCCAATCCTCAATGATCAAGAATTTGATCAGCTCAAACTCAAACTAAAG ATGGATGGTAGCGAGATTGTGTGCGAGGGTCCAAGATGCAGTCTCCGTAGTAAAAAG GTGTATAGTGATCTCGCTGTAGATTACTTCAAAATGCTCTTGCTCAATGTTCCAGCAAGCGTTGTTGCTCTCGGACT GTTTTTCTTCTTGGACGACATTACAGGTTTTGAGATCACATATATATTGGAGCTTTCAGAGCCATTTAGTTTCATATTCACGTGGTTCGCTGCCGTGCCTCTGATCGTATACCTGGCTTCATCAATCACCAAACTCATCATCAAAGACTTCTTGATCTTGAAG GGTCCTTGTCCAAATTGTGGAACGGAGAATGTTTCCTTCTTTGGAACAATTCTTTCAATATCCAGCGGTGGCAAAACCAACAATGTCAAATGCACCAA CTGTGGTACCGCGATGGAGTATGACTCTGGTTCTAGGTTGATCACATTGCCAGAAGCAAGCTAA
- the LOC106311618 gene encoding protein FIZZY-RELATED 2 has protein sequence MEDPTASNVTPPANSSSQIIPSPSSVKVSLESRINRLINANQSPSPSRSIYSDRFIPSRSGSNFALFDLASPSPSKEDGAGSYATLLRAAMFGPETPEKRDITGFSTSRNIFRFKTETNRCLNSFSPFVSDDGPGVSHAPIKALRKVSRSPYKVLDAPALQDDFYLNLVDWSAQNVLAVGLGNCVYLWNACSSKVTKLCDLGADDSVCSVGWAFRGTHLAVGTSSGKVQIWDASRCKRTRTMEGHRLRVGALAWGSSVLSSGSRDKSILQRDIRCQEDHVSKLAGHKSEVCGLKWSYDNRELASGGNDNRLFVWNQHSTQPVLKYSEHTAAVKAIAWSPHVHGLLASGGGTADRCIRFWNTTTNTHLSSIDTCSQVCNLAWSKNVNELVSTHGYSQNQIIVWKYPTMSKIATLTGHTYRVLYLAVSPDGQTIVTGAGDETLRFWNVFPSPKSQNTDSDIGSSFFGRTTIR, from the exons ATGGAAGATCCTACCGCAAGCAACGTGACTCCTCCGGCGAATTCTTCTTCTCAGATAATCCCATCGCCGTCGTCGGTGAAAGTGTCACTCGAGTCACGAATCAATCGTCTGATCAATGCCAACCAATCACCATCACCGTCACGGTCTATATACTCCGACAGATTCATACCAAGCAGATCCGGATCCAATTTCGCGCTCTTCGATCTCGCTTCTCCTTCTCCGAGCAAAGAAGACGGCGCAGGCTCTTACGCGACTCTGTTGCGCGCGGCGATGTTCGGTCCCGAGACGCCGGAGAAACGGGACATCACTGGCTTCTCTACGTCGAGGAATATCTTCCGGTTTAAGACGGAGACGAATCGGTGTTTGAATTCTTTTTCTCCTTTCGTGTCCGATGATGGTCCTGGTGTTAGTCATGCTCCGATCAAGGCCTTGAGGAAGGTGTCTCGATCGCCCTATAAG GTACTAGATGCACCGGCTTTGCAAGATGATTTTTATTTGAATCTAGTGGACTGGTCTGCACAAAATGTTCTTGCGGTGGGATTAGGGAACTGCGTGTATTTGTGGAACGCTTGTAGCAGCAAGGTAACTAAATTATGTGATCTGGGAGCTGATGATAGTGTTTGCTCTGTGGGTTGGGCCTTTCGTGGAACTCATCTTGCTGTCGGAACTAGTTCCGGGAAAGTGCAG ATATGGGATGCGTCGCGTTGCAAGAGAACAAGAACAATGGAAGGACATAGACTAAGAGTTGGAGCACTGGCGTGGGGATCATCTGTACTGTCATCTGGTAGTAGAGACAAGAGTATTCTTCAGAGAGACATACGTTGTCAAGAGGATCACGTCAGTAAACTGGCAGGTCACAAATCAGAAGTATGCGGACTCAAGTGGTCTTATGACAACAGAGAGTTAGCTTCTGGTGGAAACGACAATCGG CTTTTTGTATGGAACCAACATTCAACACAACCGGTTCTGAAATATAGTGAACACACAGCCGCGGTTAAAGCAATAGCTTGGTCACCTCATGTTCACGGGCTTCTTGCTTCTGGTGGTGGGACTGCGGATAGATGCATACGTTTTTGGAATACAACTACGAATACTCATTTAAGTTCCATTGATACTTGCAGTCAG GTATGCAATCTAGCATGGTCTAAGAACGTAAACGAGCTAGTTAGCACGCACGGATACTCCCAAAACCAAATCATAGTCTGGAAATACCCAACCATGTCCAAA ATTGCGACTCTGACAGGTCACACATACCGTGTTCTGTATCTAGCGGTCTCACCTGATGGACAGACGATTGTAACCGGAGCAGGAGATGAAACCTTAAGGTTCTGGAATGTCTTCCCATCCCCTAAATCTCAG AACACGGATAGTGATATTGGGTCGTCATTCTTTGGTAGAACAACAATTCGTTGA
- the LOC106311628 gene encoding protein STAY-GREEN 1, chloroplastic-like isoform X2 has protein sequence MCSLSASLLLPTKLKPAYSDNRSNSNSSLFLANRRRPKRKNQSIVPMARLFGPAIFESSKLKVLFLGVDEKKHPLTLPRTYTLTHSDITAKLTLAISHSINNSQLQGWANRLYRDEVVAEWKKVKGKMSLHVHCHISGGHFLLDLFAKFRYYIFCKELPVVLKAFVHGDVNLLNRHPELQEALVYVYFHSNVNEFNRVECWGPLWEATSLDGHRTLTLPEKQCTHECSCCFPPVSSIPWSHSLCNEGVVDSYSGTQGEGKIMKCDI, from the exons ATGTGTAGCTTGTCGGCGAGTCTGCTGTTACCGACAAAGCTGAAACCAGCTTATTCCGACAACCGAAGTAACAGCAACAGCTCACTCTTTCTCGCCAATAGAAGACGACCCAAGAGGAAGAACCAATCGATTGTTCCC ATGGCAAGATTGTTTGGACCGGCGATTTTCGAATCATCCAAGTTGAAAGTATTGTTTCTAGGGGTTGACGAGAAGAAGCATCCATTAACGCTTCCAAGAACTTATACGCTCACTCACAGTGACATTACTGCTAAATTAACTTTAGCTATTTCTCACTCCATTAACAATTCTCAG TTGCAAGGATGGGCAAATAGACTATACCGAGATGAGGTGGTAGCAGAGTGGAAGAAAGTGAAAGGGAAAATGTCGCTTCACGTCCACTGTCACATAAGCGGTGGCCATTTCCTTTTAGATCTCTTTGCAAAGTTTAGATATTACATCTTCTGCAAAGAACTACCAGTG GTGTTGAAGGCTTTTGTTCATGGAGATGTGAACTTGTTGAACCGCCATCCTGAGTTGCAAGAAGCTCTTGTTTATGTTTACTTCCACTCCAATGTCAATGAGTTCAACAGAGTCGAGTGTTGGGGTCCGCTTTGGGAAGCTACTTCACTTGATGGTCACAGGACTCTAACTCTTCCTGAAAAACAGTGCACTCATGAATGTAGTTGTTGTTTCCCACCGGTTAGCTCGATTCCGTGGTCTCATAGTCTTTGCAACGAAGGTGTTGTTGATAGCTACTCTGGGACTCAGGGAGAGG GAAAAATAATGAAATGTGATATTTGA
- the LOC106311628 gene encoding protein STAY-GREEN 1, chloroplastic-like isoform X1 — protein sequence MCSLSASLLLPTKLKPAYSDNRSNSNSSLFLANRRRPKRKNQSIVPMARLFGPAIFESSKLKVLFLGVDEKKHPLTLPRTYTLTHSDITAKLTLAISHSINNSQLQGWANRLYRDEVVAEWKKVKGKMSLHVHCHISGGHFLLDLFAKFRYYIFCKELPVVLKAFVHGDVNLLNRHPELQEALVYVYFHSNVNEFNRVECWGPLWEATSLDGHRTLTLPEKQCTHECSCCFPPVSSIPWSHSLCNEGVVDSYSGTQGEGMSTPSPEKLY from the exons ATGTGTAGCTTGTCGGCGAGTCTGCTGTTACCGACAAAGCTGAAACCAGCTTATTCCGACAACCGAAGTAACAGCAACAGCTCACTCTTTCTCGCCAATAGAAGACGACCCAAGAGGAAGAACCAATCGATTGTTCCC ATGGCAAGATTGTTTGGACCGGCGATTTTCGAATCATCCAAGTTGAAAGTATTGTTTCTAGGGGTTGACGAGAAGAAGCATCCATTAACGCTTCCAAGAACTTATACGCTCACTCACAGTGACATTACTGCTAAATTAACTTTAGCTATTTCTCACTCCATTAACAATTCTCAG TTGCAAGGATGGGCAAATAGACTATACCGAGATGAGGTGGTAGCAGAGTGGAAGAAAGTGAAAGGGAAAATGTCGCTTCACGTCCACTGTCACATAAGCGGTGGCCATTTCCTTTTAGATCTCTTTGCAAAGTTTAGATATTACATCTTCTGCAAAGAACTACCAGTG GTGTTGAAGGCTTTTGTTCATGGAGATGTGAACTTGTTGAACCGCCATCCTGAGTTGCAAGAAGCTCTTGTTTATGTTTACTTCCACTCCAATGTCAATGAGTTCAACAGAGTCGAGTGTTGGGGTCCGCTTTGGGAAGCTACTTCACTTGATGGTCACAGGACTCTAACTCTTCCTGAAAAACAGTGCACTCATGAATGTAGTTGTTGTTTCCCACCGGTTAGCTCGATTCCGTGGTCTCATAGTCTTTGCAACGAAGGTGTTGTTGATAGCTACTCTGGGACTCAGGGAGAGGGTATGTCTACTCCTAGTCCAGAGAAACTCTATTGA